The Novosphingobium sp. SL115 genome includes a region encoding these proteins:
- a CDS encoding LuxR C-terminal-related transcriptional regulator codes for MEVLVCDDHPIVAGAIALMIENALEAQTLVVHNYQHAAEIALKHRDIGLCLLDIHIPGDDARTGIKALQMALPKARFMLFSGSADEADLMMALDLQMHGFLPKSSAPPVAEAAVRLVMAGGVYLPSGIGELAMRNANAVRSSTDPIPATAAFTPLAEAGHASLTSRQIMVLEHVSAGRSNKEIARELDISPATVKVHVAQIIAVLGVANRIEAGVRARALGLIGAS; via the coding sequence GTGGAAGTTCTGGTGTGTGACGATCACCCGATTGTTGCAGGTGCCATTGCCTTGATGATCGAGAATGCGCTCGAAGCGCAAACTCTTGTCGTTCACAATTACCAGCACGCCGCTGAAATTGCCTTGAAGCACCGCGATATCGGTCTGTGCTTGCTGGATATACATATTCCCGGAGACGATGCCCGGACAGGGATAAAGGCGCTGCAGATGGCCTTGCCAAAGGCGCGGTTCATGCTGTTTTCCGGTTCGGCCGATGAAGCAGATCTGATGATGGCGCTGGACCTGCAGATGCACGGTTTCCTGCCCAAATCCTCGGCGCCTCCGGTGGCCGAAGCGGCGGTGCGGCTGGTGATGGCAGGCGGGGTCTATCTGCCCAGCGGCATTGGGGAATTGGCTATGCGCAACGCCAACGCGGTGCGTTCTTCAACTGATCCCATTCCCGCAACCGCCGCATTTACGCCGCTGGCAGAGGCAGGCCATGCAAGCTTGACCAGTCGGCAGATCATGGTCTTGGAGCACGTATCGGCCGGGCGATCGAACAAGGAAATTGCGCGCGAACTTGATATATCGCCGGCCACGGTCAAGGTGCACGTTGCGCAGATCATTGCCGTATTGGGCGTTGCCAACCGGATCGAAGCCGGCGTGCGGGCGCGCGCGCTGGGACTGATCGGCGCGTCCTGA
- a CDS encoding ATP-binding response regulator, translating into MSKPDTAKPRQATEHQRIRAAESRIEFTVAGLMTFLIAGTFIYVHLLFKPVVPPENLMLWTGFMGFVIVLLIALPLTVLIRRPDDLELATIWARAGNVVTALFDLAVASAVWLFFPYASEQLQLLMVVFFCATISAQVITTAEAIGNITFAVVAVLGSTAAFFLQGNSSYAVALAVFLTAYGLLMIGVALTLKYAVRSAIKSRLKAEEASADLALALEQAQKARDDRTTFIAAASHDLRQPLQAAMLFFQQLQMNPKAQLRARAETGVQQAFQEANALLDRMLEHLRLESGTMPTAICAVDLAPLIATMAAEHEVIVRNAGMRLRAYGGFHRARTDPHLLSRILRNLLHNACTHAQGERLLIFTRQIGNRVRIYVIDDGIGFGDHAETCFEPYVQGAVARGKAQGMGLGLAVAREMARLVGGSLGLDTRWTAGAAVYIELPMLPNIKTPAIPRPPKSAGREALANLRIVMIDDDEGARTALADLLGLLAGNVRAVASLAELAALDDAPADLIVSDWHLADGHLGDEAVSLAQRKWPGIAAVFITGDGSPETLHAMSASQIPVLWKPTNIDELGIIAAKTIQMQREDAS; encoded by the coding sequence ATGAGCAAGCCGGACACGGCCAAACCACGGCAAGCGACCGAACATCAGCGCATCCGCGCGGCTGAATCGCGCATCGAATTCACCGTGGCCGGGCTGATGACGTTCCTTATCGCGGGCACCTTCATTTACGTCCATTTGTTGTTCAAGCCGGTGGTGCCGCCTGAAAACCTGATGCTGTGGACAGGGTTCATGGGCTTTGTCATCGTGCTGCTGATTGCGCTGCCGCTGACTGTCCTGATCCGCCGCCCTGATGATCTGGAACTGGCGACTATCTGGGCGCGGGCCGGAAACGTGGTGACCGCGCTGTTCGATCTGGCGGTCGCGTCCGCCGTCTGGCTGTTTTTCCCTTACGCCAGCGAACAATTGCAGTTGCTTATGGTGGTATTCTTTTGTGCCACCATCAGTGCGCAAGTCATCACTACGGCAGAGGCGATCGGCAACATCACCTTTGCGGTGGTGGCCGTTCTGGGTTCGACCGCCGCATTCTTTCTGCAGGGCAATTCAAGCTACGCAGTCGCGCTGGCGGTGTTTCTGACCGCCTATGGCCTGCTGATGATCGGCGTGGCACTGACGCTGAAATACGCCGTGCGCAGCGCGATCAAATCGCGGCTGAAGGCGGAAGAAGCCTCCGCCGACCTCGCCCTGGCGCTGGAACAAGCGCAGAAGGCTCGCGATGATCGCACCACCTTCATAGCCGCCGCCAGTCACGATCTGCGCCAGCCCTTGCAGGCCGCGATGCTGTTTTTCCAGCAGCTGCAAATGAACCCCAAGGCGCAGCTGCGCGCGCGGGCAGAAACCGGCGTGCAGCAGGCCTTCCAGGAGGCAAACGCGCTGCTTGATCGGATGCTGGAGCACCTTCGGCTGGAAAGCGGTACGATGCCGACCGCAATCTGTGCGGTCGACCTTGCACCGTTGATCGCCACTATGGCCGCCGAGCATGAAGTGATCGTACGCAACGCGGGAATGCGGCTGCGTGCCTATGGCGGTTTCCACCGCGCCCGCACTGACCCCCACCTGCTGTCCCGTATCCTTCGCAACCTGCTTCACAACGCCTGCACCCATGCGCAGGGCGAGAGGTTGCTGATTTTCACCCGGCAGATCGGCAATCGCGTCCGCATTTATGTGATAGACGACGGGATCGGCTTTGGTGATCATGCTGAAACCTGCTTCGAGCCCTACGTTCAGGGCGCTGTCGCGCGCGGAAAGGCGCAAGGTATGGGCCTCGGTCTTGCGGTCGCGCGCGAGATGGCCCGGTTGGTCGGTGGCAGCTTGGGCCTCGACACGCGCTGGACGGCTGGCGCGGCGGTGTACATCGAACTGCCGATGCTTCCCAACATCAAGACACCGGCGATCCCGCGCCCTCCCAAATCCGCCGGACGTGAAGCGCTGGCGAACCTGCGGATCGTCATGATCGACGATGACGAGGGCGCTCGCACCGCGCTCGCAGATCTGCTTGGTCTGCTTGCCGGCAACGTCCGCGCCGTCGCCTCATTGGCCGAACTTGCTGCGCTTGATGATGCACCGGCAGACCTGATCGTGTCAGACTGGCATTTGGCCGATGGACACCTGGGTGATGAGGCCGTGTCACTGGCCCAGCGCAAATGGCCGGGTATTGCAGCCGTTTTCATTACCGGCGATGGATCACCCGAAACCTTGCACGCCATGTCTGCCTCGCAAATCCCGGTTTTG